A single window of Psychrobacter raelei DNA harbors:
- a CDS encoding peptide ABC transporter ATP-binding protein, which translates to MMTDATSTATTASLNTQAKVVLKADNLHKHYPVSQGIGKPKGYVKALNGISFELQAGKTLAVVGESGCGKSTLARQLTLIEQPTEGELYINGEGTTRYSRRELKQLRTEIQMVFQNPYGSLNPRHTIGYQLTEPLDIHTKLSASEKKERVHQMMRLVGLRPEHAGRYPHMFSGGQRQRIALARAMMLNPKIVVADEPTSALDVSIQAQVLNLFMDLQDEYQTAYVFISHDLSVVRHVADDLMVMYLGKVVEHGPKEAIYNDPQHPYTIALLSAAPSIGEAKKELKLQGELPSPLNPPSGCALHKRCPYATAQCSQVEPELREWRGRLVSCIRLEEIYG; encoded by the coding sequence ATGATGACTGATGCAACTTCCACCGCTACTACGGCAAGCTTGAATACCCAAGCCAAAGTAGTACTGAAAGCCGACAACCTGCACAAGCACTATCCAGTCTCGCAAGGTATTGGGAAACCCAAGGGTTATGTCAAGGCCTTAAATGGTATCTCCTTTGAGCTGCAGGCCGGCAAAACCTTGGCCGTGGTGGGTGAATCTGGCTGCGGCAAATCAACCCTTGCCCGACAATTGACCCTAATTGAGCAGCCCACTGAAGGTGAGCTATACATCAATGGTGAGGGCACCACCCGTTATAGTCGCCGCGAGCTAAAACAGCTTCGTACCGAAATCCAGATGGTGTTCCAAAACCCTTATGGCAGCTTAAACCCTCGCCATACCATTGGCTATCAGCTAACCGAACCGCTGGATATTCATACCAAATTGTCTGCTAGCGAGAAAAAAGAGCGGGTCCACCAAATGATGCGTCTTGTGGGGCTGCGTCCTGAGCACGCCGGCCGCTATCCGCATATGTTCTCAGGTGGCCAGCGTCAACGTATTGCTCTGGCACGGGCGATGATGCTCAATCCAAAGATTGTGGTGGCCGATGAGCCCACCTCAGCACTAGATGTCTCTATTCAAGCGCAGGTATTAAACCTGTTTATGGATTTGCAAGATGAGTATCAGACCGCCTATGTGTTTATCTCACATGACTTATCTGTGGTCCGCCATGTCGCCGACGACTTGATGGTGATGTATTTAGGTAAAGTGGTCGAGCACGGCCCCAAAGAAGCCATTTATAATGATCCCCAGCACCCTTATACCATTGCTTTATTATCGGCGGCGCCGAGTATCGGTGAAGCCAAAAAAGAGCTTAAATTACAAGGTGAGCTGCCCAGCCCTCTAAACCCACCTTCAGGCTGTGCCCTCCACAAGCGCTGCCCTTACGCCACAGCCCAATGTAGCCAAGTAGAGCCTGAGCTGCGTGAATGGAGAGGACGCTTGGTGTCTTGTATCCGTTTAGAGGAGATTTATGGCTAG
- the dld gene encoding D-lactate dehydrogenase, giving the protein MSTHNTPVKSDASSAKQLAHLVSQLIEVVGDTQVLTTFGQQYAYLQGAGESSLSKVLAVVIPHDLVQLWRVITLCAQADIIIIAQAANTGLTGGSTPYGSYDREVVVISMQQLHGVHLLNDASELIALPAASLQQLESILEPLGREPHSVLGSSCVGASVIGGICNNSGGMLVQRGPAYTEMALFARKNKLGQFELINHLGIELGSDPEEMLENLQAGKFSAVNNETQQTESPRLSCNAQYQTKVRDCDASTPARFNNDPSGLYEASGSAGRVIVFAVRVATFSKPCKERTFYISSNNAEVLTKLRQHWLKSDLELPVLAEYMHGDYNQLTMRYGRDTCLSMRKLSAKKIANLYKLRAKVSYYLGKWHLPKTLPDRVLQVVSMFMPASLPKSLQHQALSYRYHLIIKVADDERSHNVASASRFLEQHIPEYESTVRTCSDEEAQALLVFRSAATAAMFRYYDLNKSNFGEMLSTDIALPRNATDWDEKLPEHLQKQVSKTLYLGHFFCHVLHQDYLLKPAVSLKAFKDELLTFYSQRNIEYPAEHNVGHIYKAKPELHQFYKKLDPTNSLNPGIGQTTKFKNWQ; this is encoded by the coding sequence ATGAGCACTCACAACACGCCTGTCAAGAGTGATGCATCAAGTGCTAAGCAATTAGCGCACCTTGTGTCCCAGTTGATAGAGGTTGTGGGTGACACGCAGGTTTTAACGACATTCGGTCAGCAATATGCTTATCTGCAGGGTGCTGGGGAATCCAGTCTGAGTAAGGTACTTGCTGTGGTGATTCCACATGATCTGGTTCAGCTATGGCGTGTGATAACCCTGTGTGCGCAAGCAGACATCATCATTATTGCTCAAGCAGCAAATACAGGATTAACAGGCGGATCAACCCCTTATGGCAGCTACGATAGAGAAGTTGTGGTTATTTCAATGCAGCAGCTTCATGGCGTGCATCTATTAAATGATGCTTCTGAGCTGATTGCGTTGCCTGCAGCTAGCTTACAGCAATTAGAGTCAATTTTAGAGCCGTTAGGTCGTGAGCCACATTCTGTATTGGGTTCAAGCTGTGTTGGCGCCTCAGTAATTGGCGGTATTTGTAATAACTCTGGCGGCATGTTGGTACAACGTGGACCGGCTTATACAGAAATGGCTTTATTTGCTCGAAAAAATAAGCTCGGTCAGTTTGAGCTTATTAATCACTTAGGTATTGAGCTTGGGTCAGACCCAGAGGAGATGCTAGAGAATCTGCAAGCAGGAAAATTTAGCGCTGTAAATAATGAAACACAGCAGACTGAATCACCACGCTTATCTTGTAATGCACAATACCAAACCAAAGTGCGGGATTGTGATGCGAGTACGCCAGCCCGTTTTAATAATGACCCCAGCGGGCTTTATGAGGCATCAGGGTCTGCTGGCCGAGTTATTGTTTTTGCGGTTAGAGTAGCTACGTTTTCTAAACCGTGTAAAGAACGAACTTTTTATATTTCTAGCAATAATGCTGAGGTTTTAACCAAGCTTCGTCAACATTGGCTCAAAAGTGATTTAGAGTTACCTGTTCTAGCAGAGTATATGCATGGTGACTACAACCAGCTAACTATGCGTTATGGTAGAGACACTTGTCTAAGTATGCGAAAACTATCAGCAAAAAAGATAGCGAATTTGTACAAACTTAGAGCTAAGGTCAGCTACTACTTAGGTAAATGGCATTTGCCTAAAACTCTGCCAGATCGTGTATTGCAGGTAGTCTCTATGTTTATGCCTGCATCTTTGCCGAAGAGCCTGCAGCATCAAGCACTGTCATACCGTTATCATTTAATTATTAAAGTAGCAGATGATGAAAGAAGTCATAACGTTGCCAGTGCATCGCGTTTCTTAGAACAGCACATACCTGAATACGAGAGCACTGTTCGTACCTGTTCAGATGAAGAAGCTCAAGCATTGTTGGTGTTTCGTAGTGCAGCCACAGCAGCAATGTTTAGGTATTACGATCTTAATAAATCAAATTTTGGTGAGATGTTATCTACTGATATTGCACTGCCTCGCAATGCAACAGATTGGGATGAAAAGTTACCAGAGCATCTACAAAAGCAGGTGAGTAAGACGCTTTACTTAGGTCACTTCTTTTGCCATGTGCTACATCAAGATTATTTATTAAAACCAGCCGTCAGTTTGAAAGCATTCAAGGATGAACTGTTAACGTTTTATAGCCAGCGAAATATTGAATATCCTGCTGAGCACAACGTTGGCCATATCTATAAAGCAAAACCTGAATTACATCAATTCTATAAAAAACTGGATCCGACCAATTCTTTAAATCCAGGCATTGGTCAAACTACAAAGTTCAAAAATTGGCAATAG
- a CDS encoding oligopeptide/dipeptide ABC transporter ATP-binding protein, with protein MTTLNSNPAASTLSSDHLVNTQNEATGQHAAPLLLDIENLSVTFGKGARAFRAVDDVSLQLRQGEVLAVVGESGSGKSVTMMALMGLLPSSATVAANKMDFDGQHMLSLSGRERRKIIGKDISMIFQNAMSCLNPSFTVEYQLAEVLKTHLGLKGDAARQRILELLELVEIPDAKNRLSVYPHQLSGGMSQRIMIAMALACEPKLLIADEPTTALDVTVQAQIMDLLARLQREKQMAMVLITHDLGLVAQNARDVAVMYAGQMVETNRVPEIFEQPSHPYTEALLQAIPELAIGQERLNSLPGVVPSQYDRPKGCLLSPRCPYKQDKCDVPPPILPTPNGLVRCIQTDFPARTSTRFSNPSSESMGSAL; from the coding sequence ATGACAACTTTAAATTCTAATCCTGCCGCCTCAACGCTTAGCTCTGATCACCTTGTGAACACCCAAAATGAGGCCACTGGCCAACACGCTGCACCGCTGCTTTTGGATATTGAAAACTTATCTGTCACCTTTGGTAAAGGCGCGCGCGCTTTTCGTGCCGTTGATGATGTATCACTGCAGTTAAGACAAGGTGAGGTATTGGCCGTCGTCGGTGAATCTGGCTCTGGTAAATCAGTAACCATGATGGCTTTAATGGGCTTATTGCCTTCAAGTGCCACTGTGGCTGCCAACAAAATGGACTTCGATGGCCAGCACATGCTGAGCTTATCAGGACGTGAGCGGCGCAAAATTATTGGTAAAGACATCTCCATGATTTTCCAAAATGCCATGTCTTGCCTAAACCCCAGCTTCACGGTTGAATATCAATTGGCAGAAGTATTAAAAACCCATTTAGGCCTCAAAGGTGACGCTGCCCGTCAGCGTATTTTAGAGCTGTTAGAGTTGGTTGAAATTCCTGATGCCAAAAACAGACTATCGGTATATCCGCACCAATTATCAGGCGGTATGAGTCAGCGCATAATGATTGCTATGGCACTGGCTTGTGAGCCTAAGCTATTGATCGCCGATGAGCCTACTACCGCACTAGATGTGACCGTACAGGCGCAAATCATGGACCTGCTCGCCCGACTACAACGTGAAAAGCAGATGGCTATGGTGTTAATCACTCATGACCTAGGACTGGTGGCACAAAATGCCCGCGACGTGGCGGTTATGTATGCCGGTCAAATGGTAGAGACCAACAGGGTACCTGAGATATTTGAACAACCCTCACACCCTTATACTGAGGCGCTTTTACAAGCCATTCCTGAGCTTGCCATAGGCCAAGAGCGTTTAAACAGCTTACCGGGTGTGGTACCCAGTCAATATGACCGTCCCAAAGGCTGTTTGCTCTCACCGCGCTGCCCTTATAAGCAAGACAAGTGCGATGTGCCGCCGCCTATCCTACCGACCCCCAATGGTCTGGTTCGATGCATACAGACGGATTTTCCAGCCCGTACCTCTACCCGTTTTTCAAACCCCTCTTCTGAATCAATGGGGAGCGCACTATGA
- a CDS encoding APC family permease, with protein sequence MSGLKKSLGRFDIIALAFGAMVGWGWVVLAGGWVISAGIWGAVLAFLIGGLAVIFIGFAYAELAASMPITGGEHTYTHRALGVHVSFICSWSILFGYLSVVAFEAVALPTVIEYLIPNFNQGLLWNVAGWDVYASWAAVGMLGSILVTWLNIRGMEVSAWFQKLAVGGILFVGTLLILGAILYSPAESTAVQAPAFIGGIGGIMAVIVMVPFMFVGFDVIPQAAEEIDLTRPKIGIFLLVSLVVAVAWYAGVAWSVGKTLPLIEAQNSTLATADAMTNAWGGKWAGVLLVMGGVLGILSSWNAFLVGGSRLLFAMAKSHMLPSFLAKLHPKYNTPVNAILLIGGLATFAPLFGRKMLVWIVDAGGFGIVIAYTCVAISFLVLRYREPNMVRPFRVPAGKLVGLITIVLSLGLLFLYLPGMPSALTGVEWVIFLGWTLFGILLYLYSMSKNPGKSKAYMDAEIVAVKEMNIQWLKDNKLI encoded by the coding sequence ATGTCTGGATTGAAAAAGTCTTTAGGGCGATTTGATATTATTGCTTTGGCATTCGGTGCCATGGTAGGTTGGGGCTGGGTTGTGTTGGCTGGTGGCTGGGTTATTTCGGCTGGCATCTGGGGCGCAGTGCTGGCCTTTTTAATTGGTGGTCTTGCGGTTATCTTTATTGGCTTTGCTTATGCCGAGCTGGCAGCTTCCATGCCCATCACTGGCGGGGAGCATACTTATACTCATAGGGCGCTTGGGGTGCATGTCTCCTTTATCTGCTCATGGAGTATCTTATTTGGTTATCTGTCGGTAGTGGCCTTTGAAGCGGTTGCCTTGCCAACCGTTATTGAATACCTCATTCCAAATTTTAACCAAGGTTTGTTATGGAATGTGGCCGGCTGGGATGTCTATGCCTCATGGGCAGCCGTGGGTATGTTGGGCTCTATATTGGTAACATGGCTAAATATCCGCGGTATGGAAGTCAGTGCTTGGTTCCAAAAACTTGCCGTAGGCGGCATCTTATTTGTGGGTACTTTATTAATATTAGGCGCCATTTTATATAGTCCTGCTGAATCTACTGCGGTACAGGCACCAGCCTTTATTGGTGGTATAGGTGGTATTATGGCGGTTATTGTCATGGTGCCTTTTATGTTCGTCGGCTTTGACGTTATTCCTCAGGCAGCAGAAGAGATTGATTTAACTCGGCCCAAAATTGGCATATTTTTATTGGTATCTTTGGTAGTTGCCGTGGCTTGGTACGCTGGCGTGGCTTGGAGTGTGGGTAAAACATTGCCTTTAATCGAAGCGCAAAACTCAACGCTTGCCACAGCCGATGCCATGACCAATGCTTGGGGCGGAAAATGGGCTGGTGTCTTACTGGTCATGGGCGGTGTATTGGGTATTTTATCCAGTTGGAACGCCTTCTTAGTGGGTGGCAGCCGGTTACTATTTGCCATGGCAAAATCACACATGCTACCAAGCTTTTTAGCCAAGCTGCATCCCAAGTATAATACCCCGGTAAATGCTATCTTACTCATCGGTGGTCTAGCAACCTTTGCTCCTTTATTCGGCCGTAAAATGTTGGTTTGGATCGTGGATGCTGGCGGTTTTGGTATTGTGATTGCCTATACCTGCGTTGCCATCTCCTTCTTAGTATTGCGTTATCGCGAGCCTAATATGGTAAGACCTTTTAGAGTACCTGCGGGCAAATTGGTGGGTCTGATTACTATCGTATTAAGCTTGGGGCTATTATTCTTATACTTACCCGGTATGCCTTCTGCCTTGACTGGTGTTGAATGGGTCATCTTCCTAGGCTGGACGTTATTTGGTATCTTATTGTACTTATACTCGATGTCAAAAAATCCTGGCAAGAGTAAAGCCTATATGGATGCTGAAATCGTTGCTGTAAAAGAGATGAATATTCAGTGGTTAAAAGATAACAAACTCATTTAG
- a CDS encoding YjiH family protein, with protein sequence MKKYIEKSQMPVLGNEGIDSITPKNEQWKAALWKFLIFSAIGIALFIIPFQWDGKVTILLGVMTDTLQALLGSSVVYIALAIVTVSFLGALGVKLLKPKITEDSLITKFFDVDWFWLTIRLLGMVFVWMIYLQVGPEFIISRNTGGVIFEDLIPILIPLFIFAILSLPFLTDFGLMEFLGTLSSKIFVKLFNLPGRAAVDAMSSWFGAASIGLLVTMQQYDKSFYSQREAAIIATTFSVTSIAFTYVVAKTIGVDNNFVFFYLTIALTGFIAAIIMPRLPPLSTKPDTYHSGSSMLDEEIPSNYTTYQWAVNRAVTRAHCMPSLSTVFKQSLGNVFDIYFGLIPVIFVIGTIGLGLAEYTSVFNWLATPLVPILEMLHIPEAAKAAPAMVMGFADMYLPALVGKSIESEMTRFIVGAASITQIIYMSEVGALIIKSNIKLNVLELFVIFMIRTLISLVVITAAAHLLY encoded by the coding sequence ATGAAGAAATATATAGAAAAATCCCAAATGCCAGTGTTAGGCAATGAAGGTATTGATTCGATTACTCCCAAGAATGAGCAATGGAAAGCTGCTCTATGGAAGTTCTTAATCTTTTCAGCAATTGGTATTGCGTTATTTATTATTCCTTTTCAATGGGATGGTAAAGTTACAATTTTACTAGGTGTCATGACCGACACATTACAGGCACTTCTAGGCTCGTCAGTTGTATACATTGCCTTAGCTATTGTTACAGTATCTTTTCTAGGCGCTTTAGGAGTTAAACTACTAAAACCTAAAATTACTGAAGACTCGCTAATTACCAAGTTTTTTGATGTCGATTGGTTTTGGTTGACTATCCGTCTTTTAGGAATGGTATTTGTATGGATGATTTATCTTCAAGTAGGTCCTGAGTTTATTATAAGTCGAAATACAGGGGGAGTTATTTTTGAAGATTTAATACCTATTCTAATACCTCTGTTTATTTTTGCTATTTTATCATTACCATTTTTAACAGACTTTGGCTTAATGGAGTTCTTAGGGACTTTATCAAGTAAAATATTTGTTAAACTCTTTAACTTACCTGGGAGAGCTGCTGTTGATGCGATGTCTTCTTGGTTTGGTGCAGCTTCAATTGGCTTACTAGTTACTATGCAGCAGTATGATAAGAGCTTCTATAGTCAGCGAGAGGCAGCCATTATAGCCACGACGTTTTCTGTAACTTCAATTGCCTTCACATACGTAGTGGCTAAAACAATTGGTGTTGATAATAACTTCGTTTTCTTCTATTTAACAATTGCCTTAACTGGTTTTATTGCAGCTATTATTATGCCACGTTTGCCTCCTTTATCTACTAAACCCGATACCTACCACTCAGGTAGTAGTATGCTAGATGAAGAAATACCAAGTAATTATACAACCTATCAGTGGGCAGTAAACCGTGCGGTTACTCGCGCACATTGTATGCCAAGCTTGAGTACAGTCTTTAAACAAAGTTTAGGCAACGTATTCGATATCTACTTTGGCCTGATTCCTGTTATTTTTGTAATCGGTACTATTGGTTTAGGTTTGGCCGAATATACCTCAGTTTTTAATTGGCTAGCAACCCCCTTAGTGCCAATACTTGAGATGTTACATATTCCTGAAGCAGCCAAAGCTGCACCAGCAATGGTTATGGGCTTTGCCGATATGTATCTTCCAGCTCTAGTGGGGAAAAGTATTGAGAGTGAAATGACACGCTTTATTGTGGGAGCAGCATCTATTACCCAGATTATTTATATGTCAGAGGTTGGTGCTCTAATTATTAAGTCAAATATTAAATTAAATGTTTTAGAGCTGTTTGTTATTTTTATGATTCGCACTTTGATTAGTTTGGTAGTGATAACTGCTGCTGCACATCTACTATATTAA
- a CDS encoding 5-guanidino-2-oxopentanoate decarboxylase, which yields MSVSNIPAQLTCGELLVEWLEYYGVDTVFGIPGVHTVELYRGLPNTNITHVTPRHEQGAGFMADGYFRASGKIAACFIITGPGMTNIMTAMAQALADSIPMLVISSVNKVGDTGSGEGHLHELHDQQGMVDKVALYSKTIWKPESLPKVISEAFSTMKGARSGPVHIQLPIDVITADASHVAKPPTNKQPLEHSSVLSIGANPDQLDKVVIALKQAKNPVLLYGGGCVDVNEDAQKLAELIDAPTLLTINAKGVLPPSHPLSLGSTQSLPASRALIGNADVVLAIGTELGETDYDIVFNDEFDITGTLIRVDCDPRQLNLPFVADIPVLSSAQSAISGLCKRLQDQPLSHDAKQTVEQVKQQLVDEMAPSFAGQVSVLKLIRDTLDDVIIVGDSTQPVYSGNLGYEAVKPRKWFNSSTGFGTLGYGLPAAIGAKIASSAPVISLIGDGGIQFTISELICAAELELPLIVLVWNNQGYGEIRRYMEEGGLPLIGVNIKTPKFDLLAEGFGADYRRITSEEQLKKALLEDTQGNKPVVYEIDESDAFLSELAQDFKYFS from the coding sequence ATGTCAGTTTCAAATATCCCAGCTCAACTGACCTGCGGAGAGCTACTTGTTGAGTGGCTTGAATATTATGGTGTCGATACCGTATTTGGTATTCCAGGTGTTCATACCGTTGAGCTATATCGGGGCCTGCCCAATACAAACATCACTCACGTTACACCGCGCCATGAGCAGGGAGCTGGATTTATGGCTGATGGCTACTTTAGAGCCTCCGGTAAAATTGCAGCCTGCTTTATTATTACTGGTCCTGGTATGACTAATATCATGACAGCCATGGCCCAAGCCTTGGCAGATTCTATACCTATGCTAGTTATTTCTAGTGTCAACAAAGTAGGGGATACCGGTAGTGGTGAAGGACATCTACATGAGCTTCACGATCAACAAGGTATGGTAGATAAAGTAGCACTTTATAGCAAAACAATTTGGAAGCCAGAATCGTTACCAAAAGTTATTTCTGAAGCTTTTAGCACCATGAAAGGGGCACGTTCTGGCCCAGTACATATTCAGCTGCCTATTGATGTTATTACTGCAGATGCCAGTCATGTCGCTAAGCCACCAACAAATAAACAGCCATTAGAACACTCATCTGTGCTAAGTATTGGTGCCAATCCAGACCAGCTAGATAAAGTAGTAATAGCTTTAAAACAAGCCAAAAATCCAGTGCTGCTCTACGGTGGTGGCTGTGTAGATGTAAATGAAGATGCTCAAAAGTTGGCTGAACTCATTGATGCACCAACTTTGCTCACCATTAATGCTAAAGGGGTGCTCCCACCCTCTCATCCGCTGAGCCTTGGTAGTACGCAGTCACTACCAGCATCAAGAGCTTTGATTGGTAACGCAGATGTGGTGTTAGCGATTGGTACAGAGCTAGGCGAAACCGATTACGATATCGTATTTAATGATGAGTTTGATATAACCGGTACCCTAATTCGAGTCGACTGTGATCCTCGCCAATTAAATCTACCCTTCGTTGCCGATATTCCTGTTTTAAGCAGTGCTCAATCTGCCATTAGCGGGCTGTGCAAGCGTTTACAAGATCAGCCATTGTCACATGATGCTAAGCAAACAGTAGAGCAAGTTAAGCAGCAATTAGTTGACGAGATGGCACCTAGTTTTGCTGGTCAAGTTAGTGTGTTAAAGCTAATCAGAGACACTTTAGATGATGTCATTATTGTCGGTGATTCTACTCAGCCTGTGTATAGCGGTAATTTGGGTTATGAAGCGGTTAAGCCACGCAAATGGTTCAACTCATCGACAGGTTTCGGTACGTTAGGCTACGGTCTGCCAGCAGCAATTGGTGCTAAGATTGCATCAAGTGCCCCGGTTATTAGCTTAATAGGTGATGGGGGTATTCAGTTTACTATTAGTGAGCTCATTTGTGCAGCTGAGCTAGAGCTACCCTTGATTGTCTTGGTTTGGAATAACCAAGGTTATGGTGAAATTCGTCGTTATATGGAAGAAGGTGGACTGCCACTGATTGGTGTCAATATTAAAACACCAAAGTTTGATTTATTAGCAGAAGGTTTTGGTGCAGATTATCGCCGAATCACCAGTGAGGAGCAGCTTAAAAAAGCTCTACTAGAAGACACGCAAGGCAATAAGCCTGTGGTTTATGAGATTGATGAGTCAGACGCATTCTTATCAGAGCTGGCGCAAGACTTTAAATATTTCTCGTAA
- a CDS encoding aldehyde dehydrogenase family protein, translating into MEMTKQDFLAVLNNEIKLNHAFIDGLWCDIESDMEHSLIDPSIGQVIATTKLCLTKHVDSAANAAKAAFVGWSQTTRQQRADYLNAIASAMSARFDTLVGLSVLNNGKPIEEAKIDVSDAIACYQYYADLISQQPQRTQVTTKEEGVKLYKVLEPVGVCALIVPWNFPMVTTAWKLAPALAAGCTVILKPSEITLIPELVLGDILIEIGLPKGVVNILPGAAEVGTAMTMHPLVDKVSFTGSNAVGEKVMRQASSSIKDISLELGGKSAIIVCEDADINSACDIIIAGIFFNAGQICSATSRLLVHKNIADDLYQILRKKTQELVVGDGFDSDTIMGPLVSEQQLKQVQQYFGIAKQEGLSCLTGGKLMRADVNNLENNKGYFVEPTVYMNVPRSSRLWKEEVFGPVLVTHEFSTDQEAIILANDSKYALAATVVSRNESHAMEMALQIKAGHIWINEIQIVLPEAGWGGFKQSGIGRELGEDGLAAYQLSKHILLTGSE; encoded by the coding sequence ATGGAAATGACAAAGCAAGATTTTTTGGCTGTACTAAATAATGAAATTAAATTAAATCATGCATTTATTGATGGTTTATGGTGTGATATTGAATCGGATATGGAACATTCGTTAATTGATCCCAGCATAGGACAAGTGATTGCCACCACAAAACTATGTTTAACTAAGCATGTAGATAGTGCTGCCAATGCAGCAAAAGCAGCTTTTGTAGGCTGGTCACAAACGACTAGACAGCAACGTGCAGACTATTTAAATGCTATTGCAAGTGCAATGAGTGCAAGATTTGATACTTTGGTGGGCTTGTCTGTCCTAAATAATGGCAAGCCGATAGAAGAGGCAAAGATTGATGTGTCTGATGCGATTGCTTGTTATCAATACTATGCTGACTTAATTTCACAGCAGCCACAGCGTACCCAAGTGACTACTAAAGAAGAGGGAGTCAAGTTATACAAGGTGCTAGAACCTGTTGGTGTTTGTGCGCTGATAGTTCCTTGGAATTTTCCAATGGTGACAACAGCATGGAAACTGGCACCCGCACTGGCGGCAGGATGTACCGTAATATTGAAGCCATCAGAAATAACACTTATTCCAGAGCTGGTCTTAGGTGATATCTTAATCGAAATTGGTTTGCCAAAAGGAGTTGTAAATATCCTACCAGGTGCGGCTGAAGTGGGTACGGCAATGACTATGCATCCTTTGGTAGATAAGGTATCTTTTACGGGCAGTAATGCTGTGGGTGAAAAAGTCATGAGACAAGCATCATCGAGTATAAAAGATATCAGCCTCGAGCTAGGTGGTAAATCAGCTATCATTGTTTGTGAAGACGCTGATATTAATAGCGCTTGCGATATTATTATTGCTGGTATTTTCTTTAATGCAGGTCAAATCTGTTCTGCAACTTCAAGGCTTTTAGTGCATAAAAATATCGCAGACGACTTATATCAGATACTGCGAAAGAAAACTCAAGAGCTGGTAGTTGGTGATGGCTTTGATTCAGATACCATTATGGGACCTTTAGTAAGTGAGCAGCAGTTAAAACAGGTTCAGCAGTATTTTGGTATTGCAAAGCAAGAAGGCTTGAGCTGCTTAACTGGCGGGAAACTAATGAGAGCTGATGTTAACAATCTTGAAAATAATAAAGGTTATTTCGTTGAGCCAACTGTATATATGAATGTTCCAAGAAGCAGCCGATTATGGAAAGAAGAGGTTTTCGGACCAGTGTTAGTCACGCATGAGTTTAGTACTGATCAAGAAGCGATTATCTTAGCTAATGACAGTAAATACGCATTAGCAGCAACGGTTGTTAGTAGAAATGAGTCTCATGCGATGGAGATGGCATTACAAATTAAAGCCGGTCATATCTGGATTAATGAAATACAAATTGTACTGCCTGAAGCAGGATGGGGTGGATTTAAGCAGAGCGGTATTGGACGTGAACTGGGTGAGGATGGTTTAGCTGCTTATCAACTGAGTAAGCATATCTTATTGACGGGTAGTGAGTAA
- the speB gene encoding agmatinase, producing the protein MKFNQPLSGNDMPRFGGFASMMRLPTQANAEGLDAAFVGVPMDIGASNRSGARLGPRQIRDESRMIRPYNVATRAAPFESLQVADIGDVPINTFNLLKSVDIIEKFYTENILKYDAIPLTLGGDHTIALPILRALAKKYGPVGMVHIDAHADINDEMFGEKIAHGTPFRRAVEENLLDGNRVVQIGLRGTGYSAEEFDWSTDQGFRVVPAEECWYKSLTPLMAEVREKLGEGPVYLSFDIDGIDPAFAPGTGTAEIGGLTSTQGIEIVRGMRGLDVVGCDLVEVSPPYDPFGNTSVLAANLLFEMLCILPGVRYDEKP; encoded by the coding sequence ATGAAATTCAATCAACCTTTAAGTGGCAATGATATGCCAAGATTTGGCGGCTTTGCCTCTATGATGCGCTTACCGACTCAAGCTAATGCTGAGGGTTTAGACGCTGCCTTTGTTGGTGTACCTATGGATATTGGAGCATCAAATCGTTCAGGTGCACGTTTAGGTCCACGTCAGATTCGAGATGAGTCTCGTATGATTCGTCCTTATAACGTGGCAACACGCGCAGCACCTTTTGAGTCATTGCAAGTAGCGGATATTGGTGACGTTCCAATCAATACATTTAACCTATTAAAAAGTGTTGATATTATTGAAAAATTCTACACTGAAAACATCTTAAAATATGATGCTATTCCGTTAACACTTGGTGGCGACCATACTATTGCACTGCCTATTTTAAGAGCACTAGCTAAAAAATATGGTCCAGTGGGTATGGTTCATATTGATGCACACGCAGATATCAATGATGAGATGTTTGGTGAAAAGATTGCGCATGGGACACCGTTCCGCCGAGCAGTGGAAGAGAACCTATTAGATGGCAATCGTGTAGTTCAAATTGGATTGCGTGGGACTGGTTATAGCGCGGAAGAGTTTGACTGGTCAACTGATCAGGGGTTTAGAGTAGTTCCAGCTGAAGAGTGCTGGTATAAGTCACTGACGCCATTAATGGCTGAGGTACGTGAAAAGCTAGGAGAGGGACCTGTTTATTTAAGCTTTGATATTGATGGTATTGACCCTGCATTTGCACCAGGTACAGGTACTGCAGAAATTGGTGGTCTGACATCAACCCAAGGCATTGAAATTGTACGAGGTATGCGTGGTCTAGATGTTGTCGGCTGTGACTTGGTTGAAGTGTCTCCACCGTATGATCCGTTTGGTAATACCTCGGTACTTGCAGCAAACTTGCTGTTTGAAATGTTATGTATTTTGCCAGGTGTTCGTTACGACGAAAAACCTTAA